In one window of Halorubrum sp. BV1 DNA:
- the thrS gene encoding threonine--tRNA ligase: MPFVRLRRGMSETDAEADDAAVVTVVLPDGSELDVPEEATVEDVAYEIGPGLGRDTVAGKIDGELVEKHATVHDGAQIEIVTDQSDEYLTVLRHSAAHVFAQALQRLHPEATLTIGPPTDEGFYYDVTDVDLDEDDLDAIEAEMEAIIEADYEIEREVRSREDAKAIYADNEYKRQILEEEADDEEVTFYVQDGWRDLCQGPHVDSTGEIGAATLLEVSAAYWRGDEDNDTLTRVYGTAFASESDLEEHLELREQAKERDHRKIGQEMNLFSIPTVTGPGLPLYHPPGKTVLRELSNFANELNRENGYEEVETPHVFRTELWKKSGHYENYKDDMFLLDVNDEEYGLKPMNCPGHATIFDQQSWSYRDLPQRYFENGKVYRKEQRGELSGLSRVWSFTIDDGHLFVRPDQIRQEIESVIEMIFEVVETLDLEVEVALATRPDKSVGGDEIWESAEDQLRDVLESGGYDYDVEPGDGAFYGPKIDFGFEDALGRVWDGPTVQLDFNMPERFDLTYTGEDNEEHQPVMIHRALYGSYERFFMVLIEHFDGDFPLWLAPEQVRILPVSDETLGYAHRVKNTLEDAGFRVEVEDRDWTVGRKIRAGHDDRLPYMVIVGDDEQEAGTVSVRDRFENQRGDVALDTFVDHLVDERDEKRTEPDFVDAD, translated from the coding sequence ATGCCGTTCGTCCGGCTTCGGAGAGGTATGAGCGAGACCGATGCGGAGGCCGACGACGCGGCCGTGGTGACGGTCGTCCTCCCGGACGGATCAGAACTCGACGTGCCGGAAGAGGCGACGGTCGAAGACGTCGCCTACGAGATCGGCCCCGGACTCGGCCGCGACACCGTCGCGGGAAAGATCGACGGGGAACTCGTCGAAAAGCACGCGACGGTCCACGACGGTGCACAGATCGAGATCGTCACGGACCAGTCCGACGAGTACCTCACCGTGTTGCGCCATTCCGCCGCCCACGTGTTCGCGCAGGCGCTCCAGCGGCTCCACCCCGAGGCGACGCTCACCATCGGTCCGCCAACCGACGAGGGGTTCTACTATGACGTGACCGACGTCGACCTCGACGAGGACGACCTCGACGCGATCGAAGCCGAGATGGAGGCGATCATCGAGGCCGACTACGAGATCGAGCGCGAGGTCCGCTCGCGCGAGGACGCCAAAGCGATCTACGCCGACAACGAGTACAAACGGCAGATACTGGAGGAGGAGGCCGACGACGAGGAGGTCACCTTCTACGTGCAGGACGGCTGGCGGGACCTCTGTCAGGGGCCGCACGTCGACTCGACCGGCGAGATCGGCGCGGCGACCCTACTGGAGGTGTCGGCCGCCTACTGGCGCGGCGACGAGGACAACGACACCCTCACTCGCGTGTACGGGACCGCGTTCGCCTCCGAGTCCGACCTCGAAGAGCACTTGGAGCTGCGCGAGCAGGCCAAAGAGCGCGATCACCGGAAGATCGGACAGGAGATGAACCTCTTTTCGATCCCGACGGTGACCGGTCCCGGACTCCCGCTGTATCACCCGCCGGGGAAGACGGTGCTCCGCGAGCTGTCGAACTTCGCGAACGAGCTGAACCGCGAGAACGGCTACGAGGAGGTCGAGACGCCGCATGTGTTCCGGACGGAGCTGTGGAAAAAGTCCGGCCACTACGAGAACTACAAAGACGACATGTTCCTCCTCGACGTCAACGACGAGGAGTACGGCCTGAAGCCGATGAACTGCCCGGGTCACGCGACGATCTTCGACCAGCAGTCGTGGTCGTACCGCGACCTCCCCCAGCGCTACTTCGAGAACGGGAAGGTGTATCGGAAAGAACAGCGTGGCGAACTCTCCGGGCTCTCGCGGGTGTGGTCGTTCACCATCGACGACGGCCACCTGTTCGTGCGGCCCGACCAGATCCGTCAGGAGATCGAGTCGGTGATCGAGATGATCTTCGAGGTCGTGGAGACGCTCGATCTTGAGGTCGAGGTCGCGCTGGCGACGCGACCAGACAAGTCCGTCGGCGGTGACGAGATCTGGGAGTCCGCCGAGGACCAGCTCCGCGACGTGTTGGAGTCGGGCGGCTACGACTACGACGTCGAGCCCGGCGACGGGGCCTTCTACGGTCCGAAGATCGACTTCGGCTTCGAGGACGCCCTCGGCCGCGTCTGGGACGGGCCGACCGTCCAACTCGATTTCAACATGCCGGAGCGGTTCGACCTGACCTACACCGGCGAGGACAACGAGGAGCACCAGCCGGTGATGATTCACCGGGCGCTGTACGGCAGCTACGAACGATTCTTCATGGTGCTCATCGAGCACTTCGACGGGGACTTCCCGCTGTGGCTCGCCCCGGAGCAGGTCCGCATCCTCCCCGTCTCCGACGAGACGCTGGGGTACGCCCACCGCGTAAAAAACACGTTGGAAGACGCCGGCTTCCGCGTCGAAGTCGAGGACCGCGACTGGACGGTCGGCCGCAAGATCCGCGCGGGCCACGACGACCGGCTCCCGTACATGGTGATCGTCGGCGACGACGAGCAGGAGGCTGGAACCGTCTCCGTACGCGACCGCTTCGAGAACCAGCGCGGCGACGTCGCCCTCGACACCTTTGTCGACCATCTCGTCGACGAGCGCGATGAGAAGCGGACGGAGCCCGACTTCGTCGACGCGGACTAG